A genomic stretch from Candidatus Thiothrix anitrata includes:
- a CDS encoding glycosyltransferase family 4 protein, producing MNILYIHGVGSFGGSSRSLYENIKIMKNYGVNPYIIVPVGSSCEVFKFISDNIITTTGLTQLDNTKYSHYKGLRWIVALREVLFLPFTIFCLLKAKARWKSIDIIHINEITLIIPALLAKIIFNKPIILHVRSLQNNNEKSIRTKFVNHHLKKFNNVLAIDENVRSTLPKADNILTVHNSYSISERKEDKRLQATLTNIKETKKHSLVVGFVGNLLQQKGIINLLEAANLVKDNQQIIFLILGGEPPKKPFYISAITKLLGIEQNVKERILSTIKENKLEEKFILLGHSYDTSSFYKEIDVICFPSELDAPGRPVFEAAFFGKPAIVTVKNPKADTIIHGETGLAIPNNKPETIANAIMYFLNNPNELDRMGINAKKLSSNTADPIKNSRKILDIYHKLLTNHI from the coding sequence ATGAATATACTTTACATTCATGGAGTTGGTTCGTTTGGAGGTTCGTCCCGCAGCTTGTATGAAAACATAAAAATAATGAAGAACTATGGGGTCAATCCGTATATTATTGTTCCAGTTGGCAGCTCCTGCGAAGTTTTTAAGTTCATTAGCGACAATATAATCACCACTACAGGACTCACACAATTAGATAACACAAAATACAGCCACTATAAAGGCTTGCGTTGGATAGTGGCTTTGAGAGAAGTACTATTCTTACCTTTTACGATTTTTTGTTTATTAAAAGCAAAAGCCAGATGGAAAAGCATAGACATTATTCATATAAATGAAATAACCTTGATTATCCCAGCACTATTGGCAAAAATTATTTTCAATAAACCCATCATACTACATGTTAGATCATTGCAAAACAACAATGAGAAATCAATCAGAACAAAATTCGTAAATCACCACTTAAAGAAATTTAATAACGTTTTAGCAATAGATGAAAATGTTAGATCCACACTACCAAAAGCTGATAACATACTAACAGTACACAATAGCTATTCGATAAGTGAAAGAAAAGAAGATAAACGACTACAAGCAACGCTAACAAATATAAAAGAAACAAAAAAACATAGTCTTGTTGTAGGATTCGTTGGAAATCTACTACAACAAAAAGGAATTATCAATCTTCTTGAAGCTGCCAATTTAGTGAAGGATAACCAGCAGATTATTTTTTTGATTTTAGGTGGCGAACCACCGAAAAAACCATTTTACATATCAGCAATCACAAAACTACTAGGAATAGAGCAAAATGTTAAAGAACGAATACTTTCGACAATAAAAGAAAATAAACTAGAAGAAAAATTTATACTTTTAGGGCATTCTTATGATACATCTAGTTTTTATAAAGAAATTGACGTAATTTGCTTTCCTTCAGAACTTGACGCACCTGGAAGACCCGTCTTTGAAGCAGCATTCTTTGGGAAACCAGCAATTGTTACTGTTAAAAACCCTAAAGCCGATACGATTATTCATGGTGAAACTGGTTTAGCAATTCCCAATAATAAACCAGAGACAATTGCTAATGCAATCATGTATTTTCTAAACAATCCTAATGAATTAGACAGAATGGGAATCAATGCCAAGAAGCTATCTAGCAATACTGCTGACCCTATAAAAAACTCAAGAAAAATCTTGGACATTTACCATAAATTACTTACTAACCATATTTAA
- a CDS encoding polysaccharide biosynthesis protein, with protein MNHSKKLLVTGGTGSFGNAVLRRFLQTDFEEIRIFSRDEKKQDDMRKKYSNTKLKFYIGDVRDYQSILNASRGVDYIFHAAALKQVPSCEFHPIEAVKTNVMGTENVLEAAIQNQVKRVVCLSTDKAVYPINAMGISKAMMEKVIVAKSRNLKGTQTTICSTRYGNVMASRGSVIPLFVDQILAGKPITITDPNMTRFMMTLEDAVDLVLYAFEHGQNGDIFVQKAPAATIEVLAQALLGIMDKPNHEVRMIGTRHGEKLYEALLSREEMLAAEDMGDYYRIPPDLRDLNYSKFVEEGESRIATIEDYNSHNTTRLDVEGMKTLLRKLTFVKALERGEYVQPEE; from the coding sequence ATGAATCATTCAAAAAAATTACTTGTAACAGGTGGTACAGGATCTTTTGGCAATGCCGTCCTGCGCCGTTTTCTCCAAACTGACTTTGAAGAAATCCGCATTTTCAGCCGTGACGAGAAAAAACAGGATGACATGCGAAAGAAGTATTCTAATACCAAACTGAAATTCTACATCGGTGATGTGCGCGACTACCAAAGCATTCTAAATGCCAGCCGTGGAGTCGATTACATCTTCCACGCCGCTGCACTAAAACAAGTCCCCTCCTGCGAATTTCACCCCATAGAAGCCGTCAAAACCAATGTCATGGGAACTGAAAATGTCTTGGAAGCCGCCATTCAAAATCAGGTAAAACGTGTGGTCTGCCTCAGCACCGATAAGGCAGTTTACCCCATCAATGCTATGGGTATCTCCAAAGCGATGATGGAAAAAGTCATCGTGGCGAAATCACGTAACCTGAAAGGCACACAAACCACGATCTGTAGCACCCGCTACGGTAACGTCATGGCCTCCCGTGGCTCAGTCATTCCACTTTTCGTCGATCAAATCCTCGCTGGTAAGCCAATCACCATCACCGACCCCAACATGACCCGCTTCATGATGACCTTGGAAGATGCGGTAGACTTAGTGCTATATGCCTTTGAACACGGACAAAACGGCGACATTTTCGTACAAAAAGCCCCCGCAGCCACCATTGAAGTCCTCGCTCAAGCACTCCTAGGCATCATGGATAAACCCAACCATGAAGTCCGCATGATCGGCACACGCCACGGTGAAAAACTGTATGAAGCCCTGCTCAGCCGAGAAGAAATGCTCGCCGCCGAAGACATGGGCGACTACTACCGCATTCCCCCCGATTTGCGTGACCTCAACTACAGCAAATTTGTGGAAGAAGGCGAATCCCGCATTGCCACCATAGAAGACTACAACTCCCACAACACCACCCGTTTGGATGTAGAAGGCATGAAAACCCTGCTACGCAAACTGACGTTTGTTAAAGCCTTAGAACGCGGCGAATACGTTCAGCCAGAGGAATAA